Proteins found in one Anopheles aquasalis chromosome 3, idAnoAquaMG_Q_19, whole genome shotgun sequence genomic segment:
- the LOC126578367 gene encoding protein MIS12 homolog has translation MEPNRAKEEYELQHFNFTAEEIVAQNAQLVQSILHKTLNAFTEQLIDKRQLSATQGNELRAQIGPTSRAMYDDCRPAIEELNSLFRKTFSIPDDLLLPTDLMHAQQHTDEFVKGLQQEVDEAKEAVSRGAIFLASLEAEAELHRALEPCYRAEGEIHEMLEEYQELEIVSNDLTEMIEQLESSGLLGESSESQGNHSLDNFLLQK, from the exons ATGGAACCGAATCGCGCGAAGGAAGAGTACGAGTTGCAGCACTTTAATTTCACCGCCGAAGAAATTGTCGCCCAGA ACGCACAGCTGGTTCAATCCATCCTGCACAAAACACTGAACGCATTCACGGAGCAGCTCATCGATAAGCGGCAACTTTCGGCGACGCAGGGCAATGAATTGCGTGCCCAAATCGGGCCAACAAGCCGTGCAATGTACGACGACTGCCGGCCGGCGATCGAAGAGCTGAACTCGCTCTTCCGGAAGACCTTCTCCATCCCGGACGATCTACTGCTCCCGACGGACCTGATGCACGCCCAGCAACACACGGACGAGTTCGTGAAAGGGCTCCAGCAGGAGGTGGACGAAGCGAAGGAGGCCGTCAGCCGTGGAGCGATCTTTCTGGCTTCCCTCGAAGCCGAAGCGGAACTACACCGAGCCCTGGAACCGTGCTATAGAGCGGAGGGTGAAATTCACGAAATGCTCGAGGAATACCAGGAGCTGGAGATTGTGTCGAACGATTTGACCGAAATGATCGAACAGCTGGAGAGCAGCGGCCTGCTGGGGGAAAGTTCCGAGAGCCAAGGCAATCATTCGTTGGATAACTTTTTATTACAAAAGTAG
- the LOC126578362 gene encoding congested-like trachea protein — protein sequence MAQNKSPTKYFIAGGFGGVCTVLVGHPLDTIKVRLQTMPIPPAGQAPLYAGTLDCAKKTIAREGFRGLYKGMSAPMTGVAPIFAVSFFGFGVGKRLQQKTPDEELSEAQLFFAGALSGVFTTTVMAPGERIKCLLQIQQGGNAPQKYNGMVDCAKQLYAEGGIRSIYKGAFATLLRDVPASGMYYFTYEYLKRKMDPAPGTKVDATKALLTTIFAGGMAGIANWAVGMPADVLKSRLQTAPEGTYPNGIRDVFRELMKREGPLALYKGVTPVMLRAFPANAACFIGLEVAMKFLNVVAPNL from the coding sequence atggcCCAAAACAAGAGCCCCACGAAGTACTTCATCGCCGGAGGATTCGGTGGCGTGTGTACGGTGCTGGTCGGTCACCCGCTGGACACGATCAAGGTGCGGCTCCAGACGATGCCGAttccaccggccggccaggcTCCGCTGTACGCCGGCACACTGGACTGTGCCAAGAAGACGATCGCCCGGGAAGGCTTCCGGGGACTGTACAAGGGCATGTCGGCCCCGATGACCGGTGTGGCACCGATCTTTGCCGTCagcttcttcggtttcggagtggGCAAGCGGCTACAGCAGAAAACGCCCGATGAGGAGCTCTCTGAGGCGCAGCTATTTTTTGCCGGAGCACTGTCCGGCGTCTTCACCACGACCGTGATGGCCCCGGGCGAGCGCATCAAGTGTCTGCTGCAGATCCAGCAGGGTGGCAACGCGCCCCAGAAGTACAACGGCATGGTGGACTGCGCCAAGCAGCTGTACGCGGAGGGCGGCATTCGCAGCATCTACAAGGGCGCGTTTGCCACGTTGCTGCGCGATGTGCCGGCCTCGGGAATGTACTACTTCACGTACGAGTATCTTAAGCGCAAGATGGATCCGGCCCCGGGAACCAAGGTCGACGCTACGAAGGCACTGCTCACTACAATCTTCGCTGGCGGTATGGCCGGTATCGCTAACTGGGCCGTCGGCATGCCGGCCGATGTGCTCAAGTCACGGCTACAAACGGCCCCGGAGGGTACCTATCCGAACGGGATCCGTGATGTGTTCCGCGAGCTGATGAAACGCGAGGGACCGTTGGCGCTGTACAAGGGCGTAACGCCCGTCATGCTGCGAGCGTTCCCCGCGAACGCCGCCTGCTTCATCGGGCTGGAGGTGGCCATGAAGTTCCTTAACGTCGTCGCACCGAATCTGTAA